DNA from Deltaproteobacteria bacterium:
CGGTGCTGATTGACCGGGGACACAGGGAACTGCCCATTCGGGCGGACTTTGTGGGCAAGAACCTGCCTTCCTCCCTCTGGGAAGCGGTAGCGGTTAATCTGGCCGAGAAAGAGGGGATAAACGAAGTGGTAGTTGAAAACGCTACTTGAGGGCAGATAGATGAAATTACAGAAGAAAGATATTCTCGGGATGCAGGATCTTTCGGTGGAGGAGATCAATCTTATCCTCGATACGGCCGATTCCTTCTTAGAGGTTTCCACGCGGGAGATAAAGAAGGTCCCCACCTTGCGTGGCAAGACGGTCATCAATCTTTTTTACGAGGCCAGTACCAGAACGAGAACGTCCTTTGAGATTGCCGGCAAAAGATTAAGCGCCGATACCGTCAATATAGCCGCCTCGACGAGCAGCGTTGTCAAGGGGGAGACGCTCATTGACACCGCCCGGAATCTGGAGGCCATGAATCCCGATATCATCGTGATCCGCCACAGTGCCGCGGGAGCTCCCCACCTGCTGGCCCGGATGATAAAACCCTCGATAATCAATGCCGGCGATGGCGCCCATGAGCACCCGACCCAGGCCCTGCTGGATATGCTGACGATTCGCACACGGAAAGGGAAAATCGCCGGTCTGAAGGTAGCCATCGTGGGCGATATCGGCCACAGCCGCGTCGCCCGTTCCAATATCCTCGGTCTGACCAAAATGGGCGCGAAAGTGGCCGTGGCGGGTCCCGCGACCATGATCCCGCGGGGCATTGAAGAAATGGGCGTAACTGTTTCTTATGCCATAAATGATGCCATTCGGGATGCCGACATTATCATGATGCTGAGAATTCAGACGGAGAGGGAGAGTCATAATATATTCCCATCGTTACGTGAATATGCCGCCTACTTCAGTTTAAATTCCCGCAATATCGGGCTGGCTAAGAAAGATGTGTTGGTGATGCATCCGGGACCGGTTAACCGGGGGGTGGAAATTTCTCCCGATATTGCTGATGGTCCCTATTCTGTTATCCTGGATCAGGTTACCAATGGCGTGGCGGTGCGGATGGCGCTGCTTTATCTGCTTACGGAGGAAACTCATGAACTACTTGCTTAAGGGTGCGAGGGTGGTTGATCCTTCCCAAGAGCTGGACTCCGGTCCGCTGGACATCCTGGTGGAAAACGGCCGCATTGCCCGCATAGAAGAAAAGATCTTTAAAACAATTGCCGCCGCCCGCCGCAGCAAAATTGCCGATCTTACGTTGCTCGATTTAAAAGGCATGGTAATAACGCCCGGTCTCATAGATATGCACACCCACTTAAGGGAACCAGGGTTCGAATATAAGGAGACTATCGAGAGCGGGAGCCAGGCAGCCTTAGCCGGTGGATTCACCGCACTGGCCTGTATGCCGAACACAAAGCCAGTAAACGATAATCGCGCCGTGACGGAATTCATCAAGCGAAAATCTCTGGAGTGCGGTTTGGTGCACATTTACCCCATCGCCGCCATTACCAAGGGATCAGAGGGGAAGCAACTGGCCGAGTTTGGTGATCTGAAGGATGCCGGGGCGATCGCCTTATCTGATGACGGAAAGCCCGTCATGGATGCCGGGATTATGCGTCGCGCCCTGGAATACGCCGCTTCGCTCGGCATGCCTGTTATTTCCCATTGTGAGGATCTGCACCTGTCGGCGGGAGGAACGATGCACGAGGGCATTGCCGCCACCCGTCTGGGACTGGCTGGCATTCCCGGCATAGCGGAAGATGTCATGGTGTCTCGGGATATTATCCTGGCTGACTTTACCAAAACGGCGGTGCACATCGCCCATGTAAGCACTAAAGAGGCGGTCGCTCTGGTGCGGGACGCCAAAAAAAGGGGTATTAAGGTGACTGCCGAAACGGCGCCGCATTATTTTTCTCTGACCGATGAATTTCTGGCGGAGTATGACACCAACGGAAAGGTCAATCCGCCCTTGCGCACTCATGATGACGTCCGGGCCATCAAAGAAGGCCTCCGGGACGGCACCATAGATGTGATTGCCAGTGATCATGCACCCCACGGCCGCACCGATAAGGAAGTAGAATTCGATTATGCCGCTTTCGGGATCAGCGGCCTGGAGACCTCGCTGGCCCTCGGGTTAAGGCTCGTGGAGGAGGGGATTCTGACCATAGGGCAACTGATTGCCGGGATGGCCACGGAACCGGCAAGGATTCTGCAGATACCGGGCGGCACGCTGAAAGTTGGATCTGCCGCCGATCTGACCGTGATTGATCTCGGCAAGGTATGGCGGGTTGCCCCTTCGGCATTTCGTTCCCGGGGCAGAAACACGCCCTTTGCCGGTTGGGAGATGCGCGGAAAGGCTGTCTTGACAATGGTTGGCGGAGAAATAAGATACCGGGAAGGGGCAATTTAAGCGGATATTATGAACTCCCGCACCAACTACCAGACGGAAGCAATTGTTCTGCGCACCCTTGATTATGGGGAATCGGATCGGATTGTTACCTTTTACACCGCCGAATTCGGCAAAGTAAAAGGCATTGCCAAAGGCGCCCGCCGGAGCACGAAACGGTTTGCCAATACCCTGGAACCTTTTTCCTGCCTGGAGCTCCTTTTTTCTCGCCGCCGACCGGAAGGGCTGGCCTTTGTTGAGGCGGGAACGGTCAGTAAGCATTATCCCCGCATCAGATTGGATCTGAATAAAACCCTCTATGCCTCCTATATGGTTGATATTACAGATCAGTTTACGTTGGAAAACAAGGCCAATCCGGAATTGTTCCATCTGCTGGGCGATTTTCTGGAACTGCTTGACCTCGGAAACGTCTCCGAAGACATCGTCCGGTTTTTTGAACTGCGCCTCCTGCGGCTTGTGGGCTATGAGCCAGTGCTGGACCGCTGTGTGGCCTGTCAGGCGCCTGTCGAGAACGGCGCCATGTACCATTTCAGCGTCCGCGAGGGGGGGCTGAAATGCGAGACTTGTTCACCCCGGGACTATGATTTCCTCGGTGTATCAACAGGAACTGTTAAGTCAATGCTTTTGGGGAAGGATTTGGAGCGGGAGAAGCTATGTTGTCTGATGCTTTCTGAACAGGGTGCCAGAGAAAGCAGGCATTTTCTGGAGCGCTTTATCGCCCATCTGCTCGGCAAAGAGGTAAAATCACTGCATGTGCTGCGGGAAATCCGCGAGCTCGGAATATGAAGAAGAGATAATATGATTATTGACGCCCACGCCCATATCTTTACTCCGCAGGTCATTGCCAATGTTTCCGGGCGGCCGGCATTGGTTGATAAATTGCACCTTGATGTCGCCGGGGCGCAGCAGCGGATTAGTGCAACCGCTTTGCAGGAGGAAAGCCGCCCGGCAGGGGTGGATGCCTGTCTGCTCCTTCCCACGGCGGCCGTGGATAAGGTGCGGGAAATCAACATCGCTTTCCGGGAAATAGCCGCCGGAGATGATTTTTTTTTCACGGCCGGCACCCTTCATCCCCAATTCTCCGCCAATGAAGAGGAACTTTCCCGATTGTCTTTGGAGGGGGTGCGGGCGATCAAGCTCTGCTCCTTCTCGCAGGGTTTTTCCGTTCCGGCGGCGGAGACGCATGACCTCTTCCGGTTGATAGAAGATGCGAACAGGTTTCAAGATGGTCATTTTTTCGTCATCATAGACACCCTTTATCAAGCCCACAAGTTTTTCGGGACAGCTCCCGAATTTGACACTGCACCCGCCATGCTGGGGGATCTCGTCAAGGCCTATCCGGGCGTTGATTTTCTGATGGCCCATATGGGTGGGTTGGCCGCGCCGACGGAGGAAATATTCAAACATCTTACGCCCGCGGGAAATCTCTATCTGGATACATCCGGCGCCGCCTATACCCTCTCGGCAGAGGATTTCGTCGGCCTCCTGAAAATACACGGACCGGATCATATCATCTTTGGAACCGACTGGCCCTGGTTTGGACATCGCCGGGAGCTGGAAATTCTCAATGTGCTCCTTGATCGCGCCGGGTTTGGACCGGAAGAAAAACAAAAAGTATTTTGCCGGAATGCCGCCGGTCTGCTGGGCATGCCTTTGCCGGAACAAGGAAAATAGATGACGTTTGTGTTTTTGTTCTTTTTCTTAACTTATGGCGCGGTGCATTACTATTTTTTCGGCAAGTTGAAAGCAGCGCTCCATCCCCCATGGCCGGCATTGGCCTGTCTGGTTTTTTTTCTTGCCTTGATGATTATTGCCCCGCTGCTCGTAAACATAATAGAGCGCCAAGGGAGTCATGTATTGGCCCGTGTTTCGGCTTTTTTCTGCTATAGCTGGATGGGCTTTCTTTTTTGCTTTTTTTCCCTTTCCCTGCTGTTTGATTGCTACCGCCTCCTGCATTATCTGGCCGAATATCTTTCGTCACGGGATTTACGCCTTTTACTTCCTGCGCCGCAGCCGCTTTTATTCATTACCCTCTTTATTTCCCTGACTATTTTTATCTACGGACTTTTTGAGGCCAGAGAGGTAAGAATAGAAAAAATCATCGTAAAATCGGCGAAGATCCCTGCATCCGTGGGAAGAATCAGGATCGCCCAGATTTCTGATCTCCATATCGGAATGGTTATGCAGGGCGAGCGACTGAAGAAGGTTGTTGACCAGTTGAAAGTTTGTGACCCGGACATCCTGGTATCCACCGGGGACCTGGTGGATGGCCAGAATGACAGCCTATTTAATGCCCTGCAATATTTTAAAAATTATTCGCCCCGGCTTGGCAAGTATGCCGTTACAGGAAATCATGAGTTATATGCCGGTCTTGCGCGGGCGCTGGATTTTACCAAACAGGCCGGATTTACGGTATTACGCGGAGAGGGGCGAACTGTCGGCGACATTATCAACATTGCCGGATTTGATGACGTTGTGGTGACAGGCAGAAGCCAGGCAACGGGTGATTCTTTTAGCAAGGTGCTGAGTGGGCTGCCAACGGATAAATTCACCCTTATTCTTTATCATCGGCCCGTGATAGCCAAAGATTCTTTGGGAGCCTTCGACTTGCAGCTCTCTGGCCACACCCACAAGGGGCAGATATTCCCGTTTTCCTTGGTGACGGGTCTTATCTTCCCCATGCAGGCCGGCTATTTCAATTTGCCGAACAATTCAGCACTTTACGTAAGCCGCGGCACCGGAACCTGGGGCCCGCCCATGCGCTTTCTGGCGCCGCCGGAAATCACCCTGTTTGATTTAATCTCATATAAAAGGAGC
Protein-coding regions in this window:
- a CDS encoding amidohydrolase family protein, whose protein sequence is MIIDAHAHIFTPQVIANVSGRPALVDKLHLDVAGAQQRISATALQEESRPAGVDACLLLPTAAVDKVREINIAFREIAAGDDFFFTAGTLHPQFSANEEELSRLSLEGVRAIKLCSFSQGFSVPAAETHDLFRLIEDANRFQDGHFFVIIDTLYQAHKFFGTAPEFDTAPAMLGDLVKAYPGVDFLMAHMGGLAAPTEEIFKHLTPAGNLYLDTSGAAYTLSAEDFVGLLKIHGPDHIIFGTDWPWFGHRRELEILNVLLDRAGFGPEEKQKVFCRNAAGLLGMPLPEQGK
- the recO gene encoding DNA repair protein RecO is translated as MNSRTNYQTEAIVLRTLDYGESDRIVTFYTAEFGKVKGIAKGARRSTKRFANTLEPFSCLELLFSRRRPEGLAFVEAGTVSKHYPRIRLDLNKTLYASYMVDITDQFTLENKANPELFHLLGDFLELLDLGNVSEDIVRFFELRLLRLVGYEPVLDRCVACQAPVENGAMYHFSVREGGLKCETCSPRDYDFLGVSTGTVKSMLLGKDLEREKLCCLMLSEQGARESRHFLERFIAHLLGKEVKSLHVLREIRELGI
- a CDS encoding dihydroorotase, which codes for MNYLLKGARVVDPSQELDSGPLDILVENGRIARIEEKIFKTIAAARRSKIADLTLLDLKGMVITPGLIDMHTHLREPGFEYKETIESGSQAALAGGFTALACMPNTKPVNDNRAVTEFIKRKSLECGLVHIYPIAAITKGSEGKQLAEFGDLKDAGAIALSDDGKPVMDAGIMRRALEYAASLGMPVISHCEDLHLSAGGTMHEGIAATRLGLAGIPGIAEDVMVSRDIILADFTKTAVHIAHVSTKEAVALVRDAKKRGIKVTAETAPHYFSLTDEFLAEYDTNGKVNPPLRTHDDVRAIKEGLRDGTIDVIASDHAPHGRTDKEVEFDYAAFGISGLETSLALGLRLVEEGILTIGQLIAGMATEPARILQIPGGTLKVGSAADLTVIDLGKVWRVAPSAFRSRGRNTPFAGWEMRGKAVLTMVGGEIRYREGAI
- a CDS encoding aspartate carbamoyltransferase catalytic subunit; the encoded protein is MKLQKKDILGMQDLSVEEINLILDTADSFLEVSTREIKKVPTLRGKTVINLFYEASTRTRTSFEIAGKRLSADTVNIAASTSSVVKGETLIDTARNLEAMNPDIIVIRHSAAGAPHLLARMIKPSIINAGDGAHEHPTQALLDMLTIRTRKGKIAGLKVAIVGDIGHSRVARSNILGLTKMGAKVAVAGPATMIPRGIEEMGVTVSYAINDAIRDADIIMMLRIQTERESHNIFPSLREYAAYFSLNSRNIGLAKKDVLVMHPGPVNRGVEISPDIADGPYSVILDQVTNGVAVRMALLYLLTEETHELLA
- a CDS encoding metallophosphoesterase is translated as MTFVFLFFFLTYGAVHYYFFGKLKAALHPPWPALACLVFFLALMIIAPLLVNIIERQGSHVLARVSAFFCYSWMGFLFCFFSLSLLFDCYRLLHYLAEYLSSRDLRLLLPAPQPLLFITLFISLTIFIYGLFEAREVRIEKIIVKSAKIPASVGRIRIAQISDLHIGMVMQGERLKKVVDQLKVCDPDILVSTGDLVDGQNDSLFNALQYFKNYSPRLGKYAVTGNHELYAGLARALDFTKQAGFTVLRGEGRTVGDIINIAGFDDVVVTGRSQATGDSFSKVLSGLPTDKFTLILYHRPVIAKDSLGAFDLQLSGHTHKGQIFPFSLVTGLIFPMQAGYFNLPNNSALYVSRGTGTWGPPMRFLAPPEITLFDLISYKRSLLQKEG